In Leucobacter sp. CX169, a single genomic region encodes these proteins:
- a CDS encoding response regulator transcription factor, which produces MIRILVVDDHPVVRAGIVSLLAHESDLEVVAEASDGAEAVARASAHRPDVVLMDLRMPGVDGVEATARIADGQADAPQVLVLTTYETDDQILAAIEAGASGYLLKASPAAEILAGVRSVAAGRSVLAPEMVARLVARSRIDPAPKPTLTPRETEVLALVAAGLSNPEIAVRLCIGEATVKTHLLHVFEKLAVGDRTRAVTRAMELGLL; this is translated from the coding sequence ATGATTCGGATCCTGGTCGTCGACGATCACCCCGTGGTCCGTGCGGGAATCGTGTCGCTGCTCGCCCACGAATCAGACCTCGAGGTCGTGGCAGAGGCAAGCGATGGAGCGGAAGCGGTGGCACGCGCTTCAGCGCATCGCCCCGACGTCGTGCTGATGGACCTCCGCATGCCCGGGGTGGACGGCGTCGAAGCGACGGCCCGCATCGCCGATGGGCAGGCGGACGCCCCGCAGGTGCTCGTGCTCACCACGTACGAGACTGACGACCAGATCCTGGCGGCCATCGAGGCGGGCGCCAGCGGCTACCTGCTCAAGGCTTCACCCGCGGCCGAGATCCTGGCGGGGGTGCGCTCGGTGGCAGCCGGGCGAAGTGTGCTCGCGCCCGAGATGGTTGCCCGATTGGTGGCGCGATCGCGCATCGATCCGGCGCCGAAACCGACGCTGACGCCGCGCGAGACCGAGGTACTGGCCCTCGTGGCCGCGGGTCTCAGCAACCCCGAGATCGCGGTGCGGCTGTGCATCGGGGAGGCCACCGTGAAGACGCACTTGCTGCATGTCTTCGAGAAGCTCGCGGTCGGAGATCGCACGCGTGCGGTCACTCGCGCGATGGAACTCGGGCTGCTCTAG
- a CDS encoding sensor histidine kinase encodes MRMKWWDIVVAVALAAMAGALVLSNPAPANVVVAAVSLAGILLAYLLLGRGLIARADTEQARPGLALVFLAIVGVLAAVGVAAEPNLASLQALLYPMLWMLSPSYGRAVVGSGVLALLIGAGLWVSLGPTGIDLTASIAIVAGIQALSFAFSIALGTWITRISEDGAAAKELVAQLTQAQGEVAQLSAAAGAAAERERLSRDLHDTLTQSLTGLVMLAERAGAELDEGPAAASSVAPAATRTVALIERTARDALAEARALVASTHPLGGRGLAESLSRIAVRTQDETGISVTVSVTPSELPRELEVVLLRAAQEGLANVRKHARAATARLNLAAGPDAVLLTVLDDGVGPAPGSESRNADDQTAGFGLAGMRERVALAGGVVSFGAAPGGGSLLRVSLPLPVPTVQAKGVLR; translated from the coding sequence ATGCGGATGAAGTGGTGGGACATCGTGGTCGCCGTGGCGCTCGCTGCGATGGCAGGGGCGCTCGTGCTCTCGAACCCGGCCCCCGCGAACGTGGTGGTTGCTGCGGTGTCGCTCGCCGGGATCCTGCTGGCGTATCTGCTGCTGGGGCGGGGCCTCATCGCTCGGGCAGATACGGAGCAGGCGAGGCCAGGGCTCGCGCTCGTGTTCCTTGCGATCGTCGGCGTGCTGGCGGCCGTCGGCGTTGCCGCGGAACCCAATCTCGCCAGTCTGCAGGCGCTGCTCTATCCGATGCTGTGGATGCTCTCGCCTTCGTATGGCCGAGCGGTCGTGGGCAGCGGAGTACTCGCGCTGCTGATCGGGGCCGGCCTGTGGGTCAGCCTCGGGCCGACCGGCATCGATCTGACCGCGTCGATCGCGATTGTCGCCGGGATCCAGGCGCTCAGCTTCGCGTTCTCGATCGCGCTCGGCACTTGGATCACCCGAATCTCAGAGGACGGTGCCGCCGCGAAGGAATTGGTCGCGCAGCTCACACAGGCGCAGGGCGAGGTGGCGCAGCTCAGCGCAGCGGCAGGCGCGGCGGCTGAGCGGGAGCGCCTCTCGCGCGATCTCCACGACACATTGACGCAGAGCCTGACTGGTCTCGTCATGCTGGCGGAGCGCGCAGGGGCCGAGCTAGACGAAGGCCCCGCGGCTGCGTCCTCAGTTGCGCCCGCGGCAACCCGCACGGTTGCGCTGATCGAGCGCACGGCGCGGGACGCGCTTGCCGAGGCACGCGCGCTGGTCGCGAGCACGCACCCACTCGGCGGCCGCGGGCTCGCCGAATCACTGAGCCGGATCGCGGTGCGCACTCAGGACGAGACGGGAATTTCGGTCACGGTGAGCGTCACCCCCAGCGAACTGCCGCGCGAGCTCGAGGTAGTCCTGCTGCGAGCTGCGCAGGAGGGCCTCGCGAATGTACGTAAGCACGCGCGTGCAGCGACCGCGCGCCTGAATCTTGCGGCGGGACCTGACGCGGTCCTGCTCACCGTGCTCGATGACGGCGTCGGACCGGCCCCTGGGAGCGAGAGTCGTAACGCTGACGACCAGACGGCAGGTTTCGGGCTCGCCGGCATGCGTGAGCGGGTGGCGCTTGCTGGGGGAGTCGTGTCGTTTGGAGCCGCCCCTGGGGGCGGTTCGCTGCTCAGGGTGAGCCTTCCGCTTCCCGTGCCGACGGTGCAAGCGAAAGGTGTCCTCCGATGA
- a CDS encoding ABC transporter permease: MSAAGLSHSAARRQAGALPGILPTGIRLALFELRGYFRAGDTVFFTFLFPVMMLVIFSAAFSSQGNIGTNPDGSGGVSIATYYLTGMLAAGMLLSGTQNLAVDIAMEKSDGRLARLGGTPLSPVSYFIGKFGQVFVTGLAQAVLLLLVARFAFGVELPTEAANWWIFAWVFVLGTAVCALLGVALAAVPRTGKSAVAVVLPPVLILQFISGVYLQFSMLPEWLQNIASVFPLKWMAQGMRAAFLPESFAVAEVSGAWDLGMVSAVLSGWLAIGLVLSLLTFRWVRRS, translated from the coding sequence ATGAGCGCCGCAGGGCTTTCGCACTCCGCCGCCCGGCGCCAGGCTGGGGCCCTTCCCGGGATCCTGCCCACTGGGATCCGGCTCGCCCTCTTCGAACTCCGCGGGTACTTCCGCGCGGGCGACACCGTGTTCTTCACCTTCCTCTTCCCAGTGATGATGCTCGTCATCTTCAGTGCCGCGTTCAGCTCGCAGGGCAACATCGGCACGAACCCTGACGGCAGCGGCGGCGTGAGCATCGCCACCTACTACCTCACGGGTATGCTCGCGGCGGGCATGCTGCTGAGCGGCACGCAGAACCTCGCCGTCGACATCGCGATGGAGAAGAGCGACGGACGACTCGCTCGCCTTGGCGGGACCCCGCTCTCTCCGGTGAGCTACTTCATCGGGAAATTCGGGCAGGTGTTTGTCACCGGGCTCGCGCAGGCGGTGTTGCTGTTGCTCGTCGCCCGCTTCGCCTTTGGCGTCGAACTCCCGACGGAGGCCGCGAACTGGTGGATTTTTGCCTGGGTGTTCGTGCTCGGCACCGCGGTGTGCGCGCTGCTCGGCGTCGCGCTCGCCGCAGTCCCGCGCACTGGCAAGAGCGCCGTCGCGGTCGTGCTGCCCCCCGTGCTGATCCTGCAGTTCATCTCGGGCGTCTACCTGCAGTTCTCGATGCTGCCTGAATGGCTGCAAAACATCGCATCAGTCTTCCCGCTCAAGTGGATGGCTCAGGGCATGCGCGCGGCCTTCCTTCCCGAGAGCTTTGCCGTGGCCGAGGTCTCTGGGGCCTGGGACCTGGGCATGGTCTCCGCGGTGCTGTCGGGCTGGCTTGCGATCGGTTTGGTGCTCAGCTTGCTCACCTTCCGGTGGGTTCGCCGCTCGTGA
- a CDS encoding ABC transporter ATP-binding protein yields the protein MTAHTAPVGAAIEAIGLSKRYGARTVLDDVSLEIPGGETFALLGPNGAGKSTTIGILTGVVRPSEGSVRVLGSDPVAAGRAWRARIGIVTQTSGDTGPYTVVELVRHYAALYPNPRDPEAVIAAVGLAERRDVRVTKLSGGQQRRVDVALGIVGNPEVLFLDEPTTGFDPEARHQFWGLIESLKADGTTILLTTHYLEEAARLADRAGVISGGRLVAIDTVDRIGGPLARVPRVRWRGPDGQLHDERTEHPGELVARLVAGHGGEPPELEVIRPSLEDIYLGLIGDDRAAQLEGRAA from the coding sequence ATGACTGCACACACTGCCCCGGTGGGCGCCGCGATTGAGGCAATCGGGCTCTCCAAACGCTATGGCGCGCGCACCGTGCTCGACGACGTTTCGTTGGAGATTCCGGGCGGAGAGACCTTCGCGCTGCTCGGCCCCAACGGGGCGGGGAAGTCCACCACGATCGGGATCCTGACCGGGGTGGTCCGTCCGAGCGAGGGAAGCGTGCGCGTGCTCGGGAGCGACCCGGTCGCGGCTGGGCGTGCCTGGAGGGCGCGTATCGGGATCGTGACGCAGACGAGCGGAGACACTGGGCCGTACACGGTCGTCGAGCTCGTGCGGCACTATGCCGCGTTGTACCCAAACCCCCGGGACCCGGAGGCCGTGATCGCCGCCGTCGGCCTCGCGGAGCGTCGGGACGTGCGGGTGACCAAGCTCTCGGGCGGGCAGCAGCGGCGCGTCGACGTCGCCCTCGGCATCGTCGGAAACCCGGAGGTGCTCTTCCTGGACGAGCCCACCACCGGGTTTGACCCAGAGGCGCGGCACCAGTTCTGGGGCCTCATCGAATCGCTCAAGGCGGACGGCACCACGATCCTGCTCACGACCCACTACCTCGAGGAGGCGGCCCGGCTCGCGGATCGCGCCGGCGTGATCTCGGGTGGGCGCCTGGTCGCCATCGATACCGTGGACCGAATCGGCGGGCCGCTCGCGCGCGTGCCTCGGGTGCGCTGGCGCGGGCCCGATGGGCAACTGCACGACGAACGCACCGAGCACCCAGGCGAGCTGGTCGCGCGCCTGGTCGCCGGGCACGGCGGCGAACCGCCAGAGCTCGAGGTGATCAGGCCAAGCCTCGAAGACATCTACCTCGGCCTCATCGGCGACGACCGCGCCGCGCAGCTCGAAGGGCGTGCAGCATGA
- a CDS encoding helix-turn-helix domain-containing protein, with protein sequence MESPISSPEDVGRLVRSVRERYGASQQDLADRLGVSQRWLSELELGKGKQANARYFEVLRLLGIRLAGSTSEDKPAIFDAP encoded by the coding sequence CCCAGAGGACGTCGGACGTCTGGTGCGTTCCGTGCGCGAGCGCTACGGGGCGAGCCAGCAGGATCTCGCCGACCGGCTCGGCGTCAGCCAACGCTGGCTGTCGGAGCTCGAGCTCGGCAAAGGCAAGCAGGCGAACGCCCGATACTTCGAGGTGCTGCGGCTGCTCGGCATCCGCCTGGCCGGATCAACGTCCGAAGACAAACCGGCGATCTTCGACGCGCCCTGA